CCAAGGGTTCCGCGGCTTGGATGGGCGCTCGGCCGCCGAACTCTGTCGACAGGACGGCATCGGCCCGGCCAAGGCCGCACAGATCAAAGCGGCCTTGGAAATCGGCAAGCGCCTATTCAGAGAGCAGAGCCGCGTGCGCGAGAGGGTCGCCTCCAGCGCGGATGTCTACGAAGTGGTCCGTGCGCACATGCGCGACCTCCCTCGCGAGGTGTTCAAGGTACTGCTCCTCACCAGTCGGCACAAGCTGTTAGCGGAAAAGACCATCTTCGAAGGGAGCCTCACCGAAAGCGTGGTCAGTCCGCGCGAGGTAGTCTATGAGGCATTGACCCAGCAGGCAGCCGCAGTGGTGTTCGTCCACAACCACCCAAGCGGCGATCCGTCCCCCTCGCCGGAGGATCGCAACATCACGAGGATGCTCAAAGAGGCCTGCCAGTTGGTGGGGATCACCGTCTTGGACCATGTCATCGTAGGAAAAGACTCGTACTTCAGCTTTGCAGACGAGGGTTTGTTGTGAACGAGGGACGATAAAGAGCTGGATAATGGTCCCATAGGGTAGGACGGAGGAACCGAGGAGACC
The sequence above is drawn from the candidate division KSB1 bacterium genome and encodes:
- the radC gene encoding DNA repair protein RadC yields the protein MGRYVAKIPEWPEEERPRERLLAHGPERLADAELLAIILRTGSGQATALDLARHLLQECQGFRGLDGRSAAELCRQDGIGPAKAAQIKAALEIGKRLFREQSRVRERVASSADVYEVVRAHMRDLPREVFKVLLLTSRHKLLAEKTIFEGSLTESVVSPREVVYEALTQQAAAVVFVHNHPSGDPSPSPEDRNITRMLKEACQLVGITVLDHVIVGKDSYFSFADEGLL